Genomic segment of Gammaproteobacteria bacterium:
TAATCACTTGTCAGCGTCACAACAGAAAGACTTCATAGGGACGGAGCAATCTATCAAGCACGAACGGGGCCAGGATTGCTTGCCGACCCGTCGCTAAGTCGGGCTCAAGCTGACTGGAAAACGCCGCCACGGCGTCTCGTTTGCGCGCTAGCGTTGTTCGATCCAGCAAGACTCTGCGCGCACGCCGCCAAGGCAGCCGGGTGTCACCCGGCTGCGCCCAATGCCACGCCCAGATCGGAAACTCAACCAGACGCACGCCTTTGACGCGCGCGGCCGCTGCCGATGCGCGACCAACCGCCTCGTGATCCGGATGGCCGTCGTGCCGCCAGGTTGTTAGTACCACGTCGTCGTGCTTCAGGTAAGCGTGGATAAAATCCGTAAGTGCGGCTTCATGCTGGGCGATCGCGCCATCGGGAAACCGTGCTCGAACGCGCAGCAGCGGGTTTAGCCCCAAGCGCCGTAAAGCCTTTGTGGTTTCATAATGTCTGACGGTTGCGAGCCGGCTCGGCGTCCACAACGTGGAGCCGGGGTGACTGGCGGCGCCGTCCGTCACATTGATCAGCAGTATCCTGCGCCGCAGACTTCCCAGGAGAACAAGTAATCCGCCAGTGCCGAGCACCTCGTCGTCCGGATGGGGTGCGATTACGACCGCGCGGCTGTGCGCGGGCACGAGCGCCTCCGGCGCCACACAGGAAGCGAGCTTAGTCCCTGCCACCCCGCCCAAGCCGCTTCGGGCGTGCCTGAGCCGCTGATCGGCTCCGGGCTCACAGACGCCAGTGCGCCGCGACGCCATCCGCCGCAACCCGCTCGCCGAGGGCCGCGAGGTCACGTTCGGCATGGCTCTGGCGCATAAACACGGGCAGGTCCGCCATCAGGCTCGCGAAGCGAGCATTCTGGCAGAACGGGCCCGCGCCCAGTGCGCGCCCGACGTGGCGCATGACCGTGTCGGCGACATTCTCGATCACCGCCCGCGTCCGCAACGCGTACGCTGACGCATCGGCTTGGGGACACTTATCGATCCAGTCCGCGCACTCGCGCAGCACCGCAGCGCCGGCGCTTAAGGCCGCGTCCGTCGCGCCGAGATGGGCAAGACGATGCGGATCAGCACTCTCGGCACACTGCTCGCGCAACGTCTCCCCGAGTGAGGTCGCTGCACCGTACCAGCATGCGGTAATGCCGGCCCCACCCTGCCAGAAGCCTGGTCTGTTGACATAATCGCCAGGATCTCCAACGAGCCTGGCGCGCGCATCCTCGAAGACCACGTTAACGCTTGCGGTTGAGCGCATACCAATCGCCTGCCAACCCTCTGCTGTCACGCGCACGCCAGGCTGTCGCAGCGCAACCGCAACCAGACATTGCTCCTCATTGTCGTTCCAGGCCGTCATCAAGGTGTGACTCAACACGGGCGCACCGGAGCACCATGCCTTGCGGCCATTGAGCCGGATTTCGCCGTCCATTGAAGCCGTCACCCGCACGCGCGCGTTGGGCGGTTCGGCCGCCCACATGCCCCAGGTACTGCCGGCAGGCGCCGGCTCGGCATTCAGTTCGGCCATGATCGCCAGCGCGTCGGTGTGACCCTCGTACAGTTTGACCAGTGACAAGTCATATCCGGCGACCTGTGCAAGCGATCGCCAGCGGGTCAGGGTCTGCCCCTGACCCGGCAACGGCAGCCGGTCGAGATTTGCATCGATCAACGCCTGCAAGTGGCGCCCCAGCAGGTCAACCGTACTGCACGGCAAATCAGCGCGGTGGAGATGATCTCTTAGAGGAGAGGCTTCACTCATTGTCCATGTTCCGCATTCGTGGCCGCGCATTCCGGTCGCCATTGCACACTCGTTTAATTGTGCATTAAAGCGGCGCTGCGCATCTGGATTAAATTCGAGGCTCACTTTAAGCTGAGTCTTGCCGATTGCTAAGAAATCTCCGAACAAGTTGTCATTTCGAGCCTTTTACTCCGTTCAAGATAAACTCTGCGAGAGATCGTATGCGAGCGACAAATAACAGTTCAGTTGGTTGCGAGATTTCTTCCTGCGGTCGAAATGACAAGAGACACTTAAAACAGAGCTTCCCTAAGTGTTGACGCTTTTGACATAAGCGCGCCCCGGAAAAAGTTATGCTTCGTACACCTTCCGCACCGCGATTCAACCTCAAGGTCGGATTTAACCCGCAGGCCAGATTTAACCCTAAGGAATCAAGAACACGATGAATGAAACCAACAGCGCGCGAAGAGTGCTCGCCGGGCTGCCCGCACCTTTGGGCGCGACCTGGGACGGCAACGGCACCAACTTTGCCATTTTTTCCGCGCACGCCGACAAGGTGGAGCTTTGTCTCTTTCACCCTACCGAGCGGCACGAGGTCGAGCGCATCGTGCTGCCGGAGTATACCAATGAAATCTGGCACGGTTATCTGCCGGAGGTGGGCCCCGGCACCTTGTACGGCTATCGCGTACACGGCCCTTACGAACCCGACAACGGTCATCGTTTTAACCCCAGCAAGTTGCTGCTCGATCCCTACGCCAAAACCCTGGTGGGCGAGCTGCAGTGGTCGCAGGCGCATTTCGCGTACCAGCTCGACTCGCCGGACAAGGACCTGTCGTTCGACAAACGCGACAGCGCGCCGGGCATGCCCAAGTGCCAGGTGATCGACCCGTCGTTCGACTGGACGGGCGACAACCGCCCGCACGTGCCGTGGGCCAAGACGATCTTCTACGAGACGCACGTGCGCGGCTACACCATGCTGCATCCGGCAGTGCCGCCGGAACTGCGCGGCAACTTCAAGGGGCTGGGTCAGCAGGCGGTGGTCGATTACATCAAGAGTCTCGGCATTACTTCGGTGGAGCTGCTGCCGATCCACGCCTTCGTACAGGATCAGCATCTGCTGGACAAGGGACTCAAGAATTACTGGGGCTACAACAGCATCGCCTTCTTCGCGCCGGAGCAGCGTTATCTCGGGCCCGAAGGCGTGGCCTCGTTCAAGCATATGATTCGGCGCTTCCACGACGCGGGCATCGAGGTGATTCTGGATGTCGTCTACAACCACACCGCGGAAGGCAACGAACTGGGACCGACCTTGAGTTTCAAGGGCATCGATAATTTTTCGTATTACCGTACTCTGCCGGATCAGCGCCGTTATTACATCAACGACACCGGCACCGGCAACACCGTCAACACCAGTCATCCACGGGTGTTGCAGATGGTGATGGACAGCTTGCGCTACTGGGTTTTAGAGATGCACGTGGACGGCTTTCGTTTCGATCTCGGCACCATCCTGGGGCGCGAGAAGGACGGCTTCAATCCGCGCGGCGGCTTCTTCGACGCGGTGGGCCAGGACCCGGTGCTGGCACACGTCAAGCTGGTCGGCGAGCCTTGGGATATCGGTCCCGGCGGCTATCAGGTCGGACGCTTTCCGCCGGGCTGGGCGGAATGGAACGGCAAGTACCGCGACACGGTGCGTGCTTACTGGAAGGGCGACGAGGGGCTGCTACCGGAATTTGCGACAAGAGTCACGGGCTCCGGCGACATGTACGACAAATTCGGCCGGCGGCCGTGGTCCAGCGTCAATTTTATTACGGCGCACGACGGCTTTACCCTGAACGACATGGTGTCGTACAACGACAAACACAACGACGCCAATGGCGAGGACAACAACGACGGCAGCGACGACAACCAGAGCTGGAACTGCGGCGCCGAAGGACCGACCGACGACGCCGACATCAATGCCTTGCGCACGCGCCAGAAGCGCAATTTCCTGGCCACGTTGTTCTTGTCGCACGGTACGCCCATGCTGCTGGCCGGCGACGAGTTCGGCCAGACCCAGGACGGCAACAACAACGTCTACTGCCAGGACAGCGAAATCAGCTGGATGAAGTGGGACGAGATCGACACCGCCGACCAGGCGCTGACCGAATTCGTACGTCGCGCGATAGCACTGCGCCGCACCCAGCCGCTGCTGCACCGGGAAAGCTATCGCGACGGCATGGTGATCCGCTGGGTCAATCCATCGGGCGAGACGCAGGTCGAGGAACAATGGCAGGATGGGGGCGCGCGCTGCATTGGTTTATTACTGGATGGCAGAGAGATCGAAGACCCGGCGTTCGAGCGAGACGAAGGCGAACGCACGCTGTTGATCATTTTCAATTCGTATCACGATGCCGTCACCTTCACGCTGCCCTCGAACGGCGGATCAAGTGGCTGGCGCCGCCTGCTGGACACGCAGGATGACGCGGACGACACACAGGAAACCACCCATAAAAGCGGCGAAGAGATCGAGATCCCTGGGCGTTCGCTGCTGCTGCTGGCCGCGTCGAAGGAGTCGTAGTTGGCTTGACGCCCATCGCATGATTCTCTCCCCCCCGGGGGAGCAAGCGTAGCCCGCAGGGTGCGCGGCGCGCACCGGCCCAATCCTGCGGCGTCCCAGTACGTGTCGCACGGTTCGCGCAGCACACCCTACACGGGCTATTTGGAGCGGAACCGCGCTGGATACATTCCGCTGGCGCCATCGAGGTCGCCGGTTTGCGCGTACGTCATGGGCGTGGCGCGCGGCTTTAGGATGGCGCCGTCGATGACTTCGCCCGTGATTAACACGTGGTCGCCCGTGCGGCGCGTGAACTGAAGTCTACAATCGAAATACGCCAGCGCGTCTTCCAGCACCGGGGCGCCGGTGGTTCGGGGCCGCCACCTGATGTCCTCCAGCTTGTCCATGTCGCGGGTGCTGTGCGTGCCGAGATGACGCGCCATATCCAAACTCCCCTGCGCCAGCACGTTTACCGAAAACACCTTGCCCGCCTTGATCAGAGGATAAGAAAAACTATCCGGGTTGACGCTGAACCCCAGCATCGGCGGGTCGAACGACAATTGCATCACCCACGCCGCCGTGAGAGCGCTGATCCTGTCTTTGTGCGCGGCGCCGATCACGTACACGCCGGATGTGAGCGTGCGGAACAAAGCCGCCATGCGTTCGCCCATGGGAAGTCCTCCGTCGATGAACGGTAGAAGTTTATACCGATAATCGACAATTCCCGACCGATTGTGCCGCCGGTCGCCCCGTCAGGCTGACCTCATTACCTCGAATGCGCATACTCACGTGCGGCGCTACGCCTGACCGGCGCCACGCTTTTTACAAACGCTGCGCACGCCGTAACCAGTATTCCGCAGCCTGTGCGGTTAATCATAAAAGCAGTCTCATCTCGATAAACAGGGGAAGTCAATTATGAGTACCTTAAACCGTTTCGTGATCCCATTGTTGAGCGCCGGGCTGGTCGCTGCCTGTGGGGGCGGTGGTGGGGACGGTGGGTCAGAAACCTCCGTAAGAGCACCGCTGGCGATCAATGCCAGCAACGGCACGCGGCTTTCGAAAGAGGTCGTTGCGGGCGCGGAGGTGGTCAACGGCAGCGGCGACGCGGTAGTGTTTTCGGCCGGGCGAGCACCGGGCCGCGGCGAGTTTAGAGGCGTGCGGACTTTGACGTACGGTCTGGTTCTGGATCAGCTCAATGCTGGCGTATCCACGAACGCCGCCATAACCACCGCGGCAACAGTAACGGAAAACTGTGCGGGCGGTGGCACCCAGACCATCGTCGGGACCGACAAGAACAATAATGGCATCGTCGACGCGGGCGACACGGCAAGCTTCACGTATAACAACTGCGTTGACGCGGGCGTGACGTTGAACGGGGCGCTGGGTCTGGAAGTGATCTCGCTACAAGGCGATCCCAACTCCACCAGCACGAATTGGTCATTTACCGTAGGTTTCACATTCAACAACTTGAGCTTTCGCAGCGGCGCCGAAGGCTTCACTCTGAATGGCGGCTACAACCTGGCGGCGAGCTATACCGCCTCCAACGGCTGTTTACCGCTTTGTTACCGCCGGCTCCAGACTGAGTTTCGCAAGCAGCACGGAGACGGCGCAGGTCGTCAACTTTAACTTCACCGACATCCTGGCGAGCGCCTCGTCACAGCGTCAGGTGTCATACAACTACACCTTCGACAGCAGCGAATTCCCCGGCAGCGCGTCGGTGGTGACAAACGTTCCATTGCGCGGCATCGAGGGCTTTGCGCCCGACTCCGGACAACTCTCCATTCTGGGCGCCAACGGCTCCCGCGCGGTCGTTAAAGCCACCGGCGGCGGCACCGCGACCATTTCCATCGATTCAAAGGGCGACGGCGACTTCACCGACTCCGGGGACAGAGTCATAAACGGTCAATGGACGACGTTCTTCGGCTAACCACTGCCCGTTTCGCCACTCACGGGCGCGGATTGTCTCGCGCCCGGTGGCATCCCGCCTTCACCGCAGGTTCCATCCCTGATACCGTACATTATATAAATGCCAGGGTGGTTTCATTGAATCG
This window contains:
- a CDS encoding acyl-CoA dehydrogenase, coding for MPCSTVDLLGRHLQALIDANLDRLPLPGQGQTLTRWRSLAQVAGYDLSLVKLYEGHTDALAIMAELNAEPAPAGSTWGMWAAEPPNARVRVTASMDGEIRLNGRKAWCSGAPVLSHTLMTAWNDNEEQCLVAVALRQPGVRVTAEGWQAIGMRSTASVNVVFEDARARLVGDPGDYVNRPGFWQGGAGITACWYGAATSLGETLREQCAESADPHRLAHLGATDAALSAGAAVLRECADWIDKCPQADASAYALRTRAVIENVADTVMRHVGRALGAGPFCQNARFASLMADLPVFMRQSHAERDLAALGERVAADGVAAHWRL
- the glgX gene encoding glycogen debranching protein GlgX, which codes for MNETNSARRVLAGLPAPLGATWDGNGTNFAIFSAHADKVELCLFHPTERHEVERIVLPEYTNEIWHGYLPEVGPGTLYGYRVHGPYEPDNGHRFNPSKLLLDPYAKTLVGELQWSQAHFAYQLDSPDKDLSFDKRDSAPGMPKCQVIDPSFDWTGDNRPHVPWAKTIFYETHVRGYTMLHPAVPPELRGNFKGLGQQAVVDYIKSLGITSVELLPIHAFVQDQHLLDKGLKNYWGYNSIAFFAPEQRYLGPEGVASFKHMIRRFHDAGIEVILDVVYNHTAEGNELGPTLSFKGIDNFSYYRTLPDQRRYYINDTGTGNTVNTSHPRVLQMVMDSLRYWVLEMHVDGFRFDLGTILGREKDGFNPRGGFFDAVGQDPVLAHVKLVGEPWDIGPGGYQVGRFPPGWAEWNGKYRDTVRAYWKGDEGLLPEFATRVTGSGDMYDKFGRRPWSSVNFITAHDGFTLNDMVSYNDKHNDANGEDNNDGSDDNQSWNCGAEGPTDDADINALRTRQKRNFLATLFLSHGTPMLLAGDEFGQTQDGNNNVYCQDSEISWMKWDEIDTADQALTEFVRRAIALRRTQPLLHRESYRDGMVIRWVNPSGETQVEEQWQDGGARCIGLLLDGREIEDPAFERDEGERTLLIIFNSYHDAVTFTLPSNGGSSGWRRLLDTQDDADDTQETTHKSGEEIEIPGRSLLLLAASKES
- a CDS encoding flavin reductase, whose amino-acid sequence is MGERMAALFRTLTSGVYVIGAAHKDRISALTAAWVMQLSFDPPMLGFSVNPDSFSYPLIKAGKVFSVNVLAQGSLDMARHLGTHSTRDMDKLEDIRWRPRTTGAPVLEDALAYFDCRLQFTRRTGDHVLITGEVIDGAILKPRATPMTYAQTGDLDGASGMYPARFRSK